In a genomic window of Zingiber officinale cultivar Zhangliang chromosome 9B, Zo_v1.1, whole genome shotgun sequence:
- the LOC122025629 gene encoding peroxidase 51-like — translation MWNLWLPWLLLSAVWMAAASGEDGLRPDFYGSACPNVEAIVRDAVRRKLNQTVVTVPATLRLFFHDCFVQGCDASVMIASARDDAEKDAPDNLSLAGDGFDTVIKAKQAVEAQCPGVVSCADILAIAARDVVVLSGGPKFTVELGRRDGLVSQAALVADHLPGSDFNLDRLVSLFRLNNLTASDMIALSGAHTVGFSHCDRFSSRLYAFNSTTAVDPSLNATYAKALMRACPRNVDPTIAVNMDLYTPVTFDNVYYRNLLNGEGLFTSDEVLFTDIRSRPTVEQFAADQAAFFGAFSSAMLRLGRLGVKTGSQGEIRRDCTAFNN, via the exons ATGTGGAACCTGTGGTTGCCGTGGCTGCTGCTGTCGGCGGTGTGGATGGCGGCCGCGAGCGGGGAGGATGGCCTCAGGCCCGACTTCTACGGCTCCGCCTGCCCCAATGTGGAGGCCATCGTCAGAGACGCTGTGCGGCGGAAGTTGAACCAGACGGTGGTGACGGTGCCGGCGACTCTGCGCCTCTTCTTCCATGACTGCTTCGTGCAG GGATGCGACGCGTCGGTGATGATCGCGTCGGCGCGAGACGACGCGGAGAAGGATGCGCCCGACAACCTGTCGCTCGCCGGCGACGGCTTCGACACCGTAATCAAGGCCAAGCAGGCGGTGGAGGCGCAGTGCCCCGGCGTGGTTTCCTGCGCCGATATCCTCGCCATCGCCGCAAGAGACGTCGTCGTCCTG TCCGGCGGCCCAAAGTTCACGGTGGAGCTCGGCCGGCGCGACGGCCTCGTCTCACAAGCCGCGCTGGTCGCCGACCACCTCCCCGGCTCCGACTTCAACCTCGACCGCCTCGTCTCCCTCTTCCGTCTGAACAACCTCACCGCCAGCGACATGATCGCGCTCTCCGGCGCCCACACCGTGGGTTTCTCCCACTGCGACCGCTTCTCCAGCCGCCTCTACGCCTTCAACTCGACCACCGCCGTCGACCCCTCGCTCAACGCCACCTACGCGAAGGCCCTCATGCGCGCCTGCCCCCGCAACGTCGACCCCACGATCGCCGTCAACATGGACCTCTACACCCCCGTCACCTTCGACAACGTCTACTACCGGAACCTGCTCAACGGCGAGGGCCTCTTCACCTCCGACGAGGTGCTGTTCACGGACATCCGGTCCAGGCCGACGGTGGAGCAGTTCGCCGCGGACCAGGCCGCCTTCTTCGGCGCCTTCTCCTCGGCCATGCTCAGGTTGGGGAGGCTGGGGGTCAAAACAGGGTCGCAGGGGGAGATCAGAAGAGACTGCACGGCCTTCAACAATTGA